A single region of the Microlunatus panaciterrae genome encodes:
- a CDS encoding endonuclease/exonuclease/phosphatase family protein encodes MRFATFNVRTSRADIGTSRQWLRRANSVAREINAKKPGIVAIQELGPGRADGKRISVGKGLRQTQSLVNALHSVGASQYRLTRTTAYVAPGEYHGSQGPRILYDANKYTLVSKCIETTGKSNWNRSCSMTMPMKNGAPTSAAYAEFEDRRTGLNFFVVSAHLDARHGSTAKKEQFYDSLRAAQVRAIYTRVSRLAGSKPILFGGDLNSWKTKIGSHAPFNYLSSQGFRDSTRASRRIDSRFPTVNHFKTRLKANRPGRQVALDVVMAKGAKKFSTYENVMKVVDSRRSSDHNMVIANLVL; translated from the coding sequence GTGCGTTTCGCCACCTTCAATGTCCGCACCTCGCGCGCCGACATCGGGACCTCCCGCCAATGGCTACGACGAGCCAATTCAGTCGCGCGAGAGATCAACGCCAAGAAGCCAGGGATTGTCGCGATCCAGGAGCTGGGCCCCGGCCGAGCCGACGGCAAGAGGATTTCCGTTGGAAAGGGACTCCGCCAGACCCAGAGCCTGGTGAATGCCCTGCACAGCGTCGGTGCCAGCCAGTACCGGCTGACCCGGACAACGGCGTATGTGGCGCCCGGGGAATACCACGGCAGTCAGGGCCCTCGGATCCTCTATGACGCGAACAAGTACACGTTGGTCAGCAAGTGCATCGAGACCACCGGTAAGTCGAACTGGAACCGGTCCTGCAGCATGACCATGCCGATGAAGAACGGGGCCCCGACGAGCGCCGCGTATGCCGAGTTCGAAGATCGCAGAACGGGCCTGAACTTCTTCGTGGTCTCTGCGCACCTCGACGCCCGGCACGGCAGCACTGCCAAGAAGGAGCAGTTCTACGACTCCCTCCGCGCTGCGCAGGTCCGCGCCATCTACACAAGGGTGAGCCGCCTTGCCGGCAGCAAGCCGATCCTCTTCGGTGGGGATCTCAACTCCTGGAAGACCAAGATCGGCAGCCATGCGCCGTTCAACTACCTGTCCAGCCAGGGCTTCCGCGATTCCACCCGAGCCTCGCGCCGGATCGACTCCAGGTTCCCGACGGTCAACCACTTCAAGACGAGGCTGAAGGCCAACAGGCCAGGTCGACAGGTGGCTCTCGACGTCGTCATGGCGAAAGGTGCCAAGAAATTCAGCACATACGAGAATGTGATGAAGGTCGTCGACTCCCGCCGGTCGTCGGACCACAACATGGTCATCGCGAACCTGGTTCTCTAA